A genome region from Triticum aestivum cultivar Chinese Spring chromosome 2B, IWGSC CS RefSeq v2.1, whole genome shotgun sequence includes the following:
- the LOC123043968 gene encoding uncharacterized protein, producing MEAAAEPHASDSSASPIGADASASHPGAAAGARKRKAPAATARKPRKQQAQEPIQIPVYYGQRAEFYCVKGDDLVDCSYISPRAKDCAHVIGQLPLQPQSMSLVDLQLWIFKLFRLHPETQDLSIKGFIKQRKTDLFDEFEPDWYMEYCPWDTHYFQTDKCWSAFANKLKRKRNVTQKFILYAECSEIKHFAILLKAVHDDYSQVTRVVLPGTKCLTTSNFRFLRLVEDLSMTPKEIIAYLAQHYGEQMSPPEAWRGRQKALEQEFGTFYDSHNFAPRLLKDITCKTPWGFVDIKDAEVAGCSNFRVLHRIFWAFGQCVQAFNHCRPVLCIKGTPLCGKYQEVLLTAIALDANGYSIPVACAVVEGETEESWMWFLRNLERAVRHPSDVCIIHDYKRELIDAIEDFLSSDQRQWRKVESRWCMEHLAEDFFAYFGDKNLVLMFKKLCQQRRLNKFVKIWKELDELTTKYTAEREGGTSGEMQQELVQHDEADLVAQSPCNRPDSVDSEEEEDHANENEGKVTKFSDWARLKPMEKWSLVHDTKGARYGIMGVDISTIYKNDPVLKGITCLPLSAIVDVTFLRLVEHFKNTSAAANEAIGNPSMNFPERVQDDMNSKMQKSKMHRVICLDIKTRNVLQGKQFRNFTVQSRQKNEVVHLKSESISKFGESTTQESATCSCNKPQLLHKPCTHVIAVCCQIGVSTATYMSPYYSLAYLGRIWSGNFDEYKISRGYRNITPFECNTTTWIPDKRLECGLPVFVTSDCLETVADESEQQCNTGNGSTEDNQGATTRTEEPNEI from the exons atggaggcggcggcggaaccccACGCCTCCGACTCTTCCGCCTCCCCTATCGGCGCCGACGCCTCCGCCTCCCATCCG GGTGCCGCCGCAGGCGCTAGGAAGCGGAAGGCCCCGGCAGCCACGGCGAGGAAGCCTCGGAAGCAGCAG GCTCAAGAACCCATTCAGATCCCTGTATACTACGGACAAAGAGCAGAGTTTTATTGCGTGAAAGGCGATGATTTAGTTGATTGTTCATACATTTCTCCTAGAGCAAAAGATTGTGCACATGTAATCGGCCAACTACCGCTGCAGCCGCAGTCGATGTCGTTGGTGGATCTACAGCTCTGGATCTTTAAGCTGTTCCGGCTCCATCCAGAAACACAAGATCTCTCTATTAAGGGGTTCATCAAACAACGCAAAACTGACTTGTTCGACGAGTTCGAACCTGACTGGTATATGGAGTACTGCCCGTGGGACACACACTATTTTCAAACTGACAAGTGCTGGAGTGCCTTTGCCAATAAATTAAAGCGGAAAAGGAATGTGACGCAAAAGTTCATCTTGTATGCAGAATGCTCTGAGATCAAGCATTTTGCTATTTTGCTCAAAGCCGTACATGATGATTACTCTCAAGTGACAAGGGTTGTGTTGCCTGGGACGAAATGCCTGACAACTTCTAACTTCCGCTTCCTCCGCCTAGTGGAAGACCTGTCAATGACACCTAAGGAAATTATAGCTTATCTCGCTCAACACTATGGCGAGCAGATGAGCCCCCCTGAGGCATGGAGGGGCAGACAGAAGGCTCTGGAGCAGGAGTTTGGTACATTTTACGATTCACACAACTTTGCCCCAAGGTTACTTAAGGACATAACATGTAAAACCCCTTGGGGTTTTGTAGACATCAAGGATGCAGAGGTTGCAGGATGTAGCAACTTTCGAGTCCTCCACCGTATATTTTGGGCTTTTGGGCAGTGTGTGCAGGCCTTCAATCATTGTCGCCCTGTGCTATGCATTAAAGGCACACCACTATGCGGGAAATATCAAGAGGTGTTGTTGACTGCTATAGCATTAGATGCTAATGGTTACTCCATTCCAGTAGCATGTGCCGTCGTTGAGGGGGAGACCGAGGAAAGCTGGATGTGGTTTCTTAGGAATTTGGAGCGAGCAGTGAGGCATCCATCGGATGTTTGCATTATACATGACTACAAAAGAGAGTTGATCGATGCTATAGAGGACTTTCTAAGTTCCGACCAACGACAATGGCGGAAAGTAGAAAGCCGGTGGTGCATGGAACACCTTGCTGAAGACTTCTTTGCATATTTTGGCGACAAGAACCTGGTGTTGATGTTCAAGAAACTTTGTCAGCAGAGGCGACTAAATAAGTTTGTTAAAATCTGGAAGGAGCTCGATGAGTTGACAACAAAATATACAGCAGAGAGAGAAGGTGGTACTAGTGGGGAAATGCAGCAAGAGTTAGTCCAGCATGATGAGGCAGACCTGGTGGCACAAAGCCCATGCAACCGACCTGATTCAGTGGACTCTGAGGAGGAAGAAGATCATGCCAATGAAAACGAAGGAAAGGTAACCAAGTTTTCTGACTGGGCCCGTCTGAAACCAATGGAGAAGTGGTCACTGGTGCATGACACAAAGGGAGCTAGGTACGGCATCATGGGCGTTGATATATCAACTATATACAAGAATGACCCTGTATTGAAAGGGATAACATGCCTTCCACTCAGTGCGATAGTGGATGTGACATTTCTGCGCTTGGTAGAGCACTTCAAAAACACAAGTGCTGCAGCAAATGAAGCAATTGGCAACCCATCAATGAACTTCCCTGAACGGGTCCAGGatgacatgaattcaaaaatgCAGAAATCCAAGATGCATCGCGTGATTTGCCTAGACATCAAAACCAGAAATGTTCTCCAGGGGAAACAGTTTCGGAATTTTACAGTTCAGTCGAGGCAGAAGAATGAGGTTGTTCACCTGAAATCGGAAAGCATAAGTAAGTTTGGCGAATCCACAACACAAGAAAGTGCCACCTGTTCATGCAACAAACCACAGCTGCTTCACAAGCCCTGCACTCATGTCATCGCCGTCTGTTGTCAGATTGGTGTTAGCACTGCTACATACATGTCTCCATACTACAGCCTGGCCTACCTAGGTAGGATCTGGAGTggaaattttgatgaatataaGATCTCGCGTGGTTACAGAAATATCACGCCATTTGAATGCAATACAACAACTTGGATCCCAGACAAAAGGTTGGAGTGTGGTCTTCCTGTTTTTGTAACATCGGACTGCCTAGAAACTGTTGCAGATGAGTCAGAGCAACAATGCAACACTGGAAATGGATCAACTGAAGACAATCAAGGAGCGACAACACGCACTGAAGAACCTAATGAGATTTAA
- the LOC123043967 gene encoding uncharacterized protein has translation MQPPLELSPPAPAPREVVVAEWPSKKICHCLVSTSASSEQRVWADLPDSLLHLIIALLSSFHDLLAFTGTCHSWRAAVFSFPSSIYAFVFPPLHLKAGLRRANWHCNTSYNLLSNYKWHLCDLVRTNLSLRHSAPRNTPNYMRYLGCSYGHLIFSCVEHLLLVDVYTCTKVKPPKLHTNSDCVIDSAILMAPLSSSNSCLLLFSNLFIFQWQVGTNSWTEYPLVSEHFLIQIVLFKGQMFAIDFPQTLKTISLAPQPNVQEVDVVWGEDIVVGLNYDPWLVVCGDMLLMVDLVDDLISNGTFQVFRFDSSAEPAKWTKMEKLENWALFISLDRRSPTFSCMNPERWGGKSNCIYVPSASKDSDEPWIAVELGQAVYSITRSDSYILEGKSNQLESLWVLPSLVYGVGQ, from the exons ATGCAGCCACCGCTGGAGCTCTCGCCGCCGGCACCCGCCCCTAG AGAAGTGGTCGTCGCAGAGTGGCCATCTAAGAAAATCTGCCACTGCTTGGTCTCTACCTCAGCATCATCTGAACAACGTGTTTGGGCGGACCTACCAGACAGCCTGCTTCACCTAATCATTGCTCTCTTAAGCTCATTCCATGACCTCCTTGCTTTTACTGGCACCTGTCACTCTTGGCGTGCTGCGGTCTTTTCCTTCCCATCATCcatatatgcctttgtcttcccACCTCTCCATCTCAAAGCAGGTTTGCGTAGGGCTAATTGGCATTGCAACACAAGTTACAATCTCTTATCGAACTACAAATGGCATCTTTGTGATCTTGTGAGGACAAACTTATCTCTTCGCCACTCAGCTCCCCGTAATACTCCAAATTACATGCGCTATTTGGGCTGCTCATATGGGCATCTTATCTTCTCCTGTGTGGAGCACCTTCTCCTTGTCGATGTTTACACATGTACTAAGGTGAAGCCACCCAAACTCCACACCAACAGCGATTGTGTGATCGATAGTGCCATTCTTATGGCTCCACTCAGTTCATCCAACTCGTGTCTCCTCCTTTTCTCGAATTTATTCATCTTCCAGTGGCAGGTTGGAACAAATTCGTGGACAGAGTACCCTCTTGTTTCTGAACACTTTCTTATTCAGATTGTTTTGTTCAAAGGTCAGATGTTTGCCATAGACTTTCCCCAGACGCTGAAAACTATATCCTTGGCACCTCAGCCCAACGTGCAGGAAGTCGATGTTGTGTGGGGAGAGGACATTGTTGTTGGCTTGAATTATGATCCATGGTTGGTGGTCTGTGGTGACATGCTTCTCATGGTTGATCTTGTTGATGACTTGATAAGCAATGGCACCTTTCAGGTCTTCCGCTTTGATTCTTCAGCCGAACCAGCTAagtggacaaagatggagaagttgGAAAACTGGGCTCTCTTTATCAGCCTTGATAGGAGGAGCCCTACATTTTCTTGCATGAACCCTGAAAGATGGGGCGGAAAGAGTAACTGCATTTATGTTCCAAGTGCGTCCAAAGACTCTGATGAACCTTGGATTGCTGTAGAGCTTGGTCAGGCAGTTTACAGTATAACTCGCTCGGATTCATACATTCTAGAAGGCAAAAGCAATCAGCTTGAGAGCCTCTGGGTGCTCCCCAGTTTGGTCTATGGTGTTGGCCAGTGA
- the LOC123043969 gene encoding translation initiation factor IF-2, translated as MAAKVLQLRSSDGKVLVAPAWDYRPATAQALPLEMRVPSRALQRVLQYWTKHSLAKATGESRESLARWDADFQRRLQEDGLAKEAAAAAQELRRYGVHHGGHPHRHAATAASDVAAPAKAARADPVRVWCVSHGERSHAPAMPGSFDATDIASAARPGPATTLPAAAGADPVDAQCAIRARGRQMAEGEELACHHRKRPASKAPICLPATAAAPVKKVSRQVASKACSFVGSTPLPATAAAPSVQPKPPISMRQLIEKARLTMALLDKARSASKEEASRRRDIERSRAEARRKVEQMADTVQFNDPWIHYSDVTKSPEELLQARQQAWRYQAHLLEMARRRDFAQAMQIHG; from the coding sequence ATGGCGGCGAAGGTGCTCCAGCTCCGTAGCTCCGACGGCAAGGTGCTCGTCGCTCCGGCGTGGGACTATCGCCCGGCCACCGCCCAAGCCCTCCCGCTGGAGATGCGGGTGCCCTCGCGCGCCCTCCAGAGGGTGCTCCAGTACTGGACCAAGCACAGCCTTGCCAAGGCCACCGGTGAGTCCCGGGAGTCCCTCGCCCGCTGGGACGCCGACTTCCAGCGCCGTCTCCAGGAAGACGGcctcgccaaggaggccgccgcagccgcccaagAACTCCGCCGCTACGGCGTCCATCATGGAGGGCATCCCCATCGCCACGCCGCCACGGCCGCATCTGATGTCGCTGCTCCTGCAAAGGCGGCCCGTGCTGATCCCGTCCGTGTCTGGTGTGTCAGCCACGGAGAGCGCAGCCATGCGCCGGCGATGCCCGGCTCCTTCGATGCCACTGATATTGCCTCCGCCGCGCGCCCTGGGCCTGCCACCACCTTGCCGGCTGCTGCTGGTGCTGACCCCGTGGATGCCCAGTGCGCGATCCGTGCCCGTGGACGCCAGATGGCTGAAGGCGAGGAGCTCGCTTGCCACCACCGCAAGCGCCCGGCTTCCAAGGCTCCAATCTGCCTGCCTGCCACTGCTGCTGCGCCTGTGAAGAAGGTCTCTCGTCAGGTCGCTTCCAAGGCTTGCTCTTTCGTCGGTTCTACACCACTGCCTGCCACTGCTGCTGCGCCCAGTGTGCAACCGAAGCCGCCGATCAGCATGCGCCAACTGATCGAGAAGGCTCGCCTCACCATGGCTCTCCTCGACAAGGCTCGCTCTGCCTCCAAAGAAGAGGCCAGCCGTCGGCGCGACATCGAGCGCAGCCGAGCGGAGGCCCGGCGAAAGGTGGAGCAGATGGCGGACACAGTGCAGTTCAACGACCCCTGGATCCATTACtccgacgtgaccaagtcccctgaGGAGCTGCTCCAAGCACGACAGCAAGCATGGCGTTATCAAGCTCACCTCCTCGAGATGGCTCGTCGACGGGACTTTGCTCAAGCGATGCAAATCCACGGGTGA